The proteins below are encoded in one region of Oncorhynchus nerka isolate Pitt River linkage group LG15, Oner_Uvic_2.0, whole genome shotgun sequence:
- the elf3 gene encoding ETS-related transcription factor Elf-3 — protein sequence MSSASELCMILTDANMTMYQTGSSEPLQPSLTTVSLPAVGDLLHLSDLSSCSANILAQWYDLNPQYWSKQNVLEWISFHVERSKFDASTLSMSYCSTDGPTLCQLTRDQLLNMFGMSLGTQLYQSLVELKAKYDLNETCKLLDNFLEEFPDFPLLSTVEVNEVVRDTSYTDFSHIFKNFENMKPLSDNGYESDSMHSSSSGGMLSFQNPSSPESRSSESDPEFSYPQFAKVHIKTERGEMKKRGRGRPPKLSRDTKHFYQTSTKSKHAPRGTHLWEFIRDILIHPEQNQNQALMKWEDRREGVFKFLKSEAVAQLWGQKKKNSSMTYEKLSRAMRYYYKREILDRVDGRRLVYKFGKNSTGWKVEETELHGM from the exons ATGTCGTCTGCCAGTGAGCTGTGTATGATCCTGACCGACGCTAACATGACCATGTACCAGACTGGGAGCTCAGAGCCGCTGCAGCCCAGCCTCACCACTGTGTCTCTGCCCGCCGTAGGAGACCTGCTGCACCTCTCAGACCTTTCCTCATGCAGTGCCAATATACTGG CTCAATGGTATGACCTGAACCCTCAGTACTGGAGCAAACAGAACGTTTTGGAGTGGATCAGTTTTCACGTGGAGCGCAGTAAGTTTGATGCCAGCACACTGAGCATGTCCTACTGCTCCACGGATGGACCTACACTATGCCAACTGACCAGAGATCAGCTGTTAAACATGTTTGGAATGTCCCTCGGGACTCAGCTCTACCAGAGCCTGGTGGAACTCAAGGCCAAATATG ATCTGAATGAGACCTGTAAGCTTCTGGACAACTTCCTAGAGGAGTTCCCAGACTTCCCTCTGCTCAGCACAGTAGAAGTGAACGAAG tTGTGAGAGACACCAGCTACACTGACTTCTCACACATCTTCAAGAACTTCGAAAACATGAAGCCGCTCAGCGATAACGGATACGAGTCCGACAGCATGCACAGCTCCTCGTCAG GTGGAATGTTGAGCTTCCAGAACCCCAGCTCTCCAGAATCTAGGAGCAGTGAGTCTGACCCAGAGTTCTCCTACCCTCAGTTCGCAA AAGTGCACATAAAGACAGAAAGGGGAGAGATgaagaagagaggcagaggaagacCTCCCAAACTCAGCCGAGACACCAAACACTTCTACCAGACCTCCACAAAGAGCAAACATG CGCCTCGTGGGACCCACCTGTGGGAGTTCATTAGGGACATCCTGATCCACCCAGAGCAGAACCAAAACCAGGCTCTGATGAAGTGGGAGGACCGCCGTGAGGGTGTCTTCAAGTTCCTCAAATCTGAGGCTGTGGCCCAGCTGTGGgggcagaagaagaagaacagcAGCATGACCTATGAGAAACTCAGCCGCGCCATGAG ATACTACTATAAGAGAGAGATCCTGGATAGAGTGGATGGTAGACGGCTGGTCTATAAGTTTGGGAAGAATTCCACCGGCTGGAAGGTGGAAGAGACCGAGCTGCATGGCATGTGA